One genomic segment of Centroberyx gerrardi isolate f3 chromosome 4, fCenGer3.hap1.cur.20231027, whole genome shotgun sequence includes these proteins:
- the prickle1a gene encoding prickle-like protein 1a has product MSLVGAAVSAAGYQGGTRQRDLMMEQKVSKLTFGFQRSSTSDDDSGCALEEYAWVPPGLRPEQVQLYFSCLPEDKVPYVNSPGEKFRIKQLLYQLPPHDNEVRYCQSLSEEEKKELHMFSVQRKKEALGRGTLRLLPRNLLHSVCEHCGENINGGEMAVFASRAGPGMCWHPACFACSTCSELLVDLIYFYQDGKIHCGRHHAELLKPRCSACDEIIFADECTEAEGRHWHMKHFACFECETILGGQRYIMKDGRPYCCGCFESLYAEYCEACGEHIGVDHAQMTYDGLHWHATESCFSCAQCKSSLLGCPFLPRQGRIYCSKACSLGEDVHASDSSDSAFQSARSRESRRSVRMGKSSRSADQCRQSLLFSPSVNYKFPGFSGNADDTLTNKLAHMNLSDERFWRGRGEETEAPEDQEEEWAEHEDYMTQLLLKFGEHGVFQQADDSRPTDLWMTETDAKVKQEPSKAGGSGSGGGRGSQSLASKKYQADMYWAQSQDGLGDSAYGSHPGPASSRKIQELELDHGAGGGFQGEEQQWYNDSLECITDEFKKTDQSVRDSMDSLALSNITGASVDGDGKDRSLVYSLQNFHDLETEDCEKTSNMGTLNSSMLHRSANSLKSLVSEQEEEVEVEENVPEEEEEEEVPLPEERAKPPHVPALRRTRSQSRPQQVKFSDDVVDNSHYSDLPVRQPPMSERTRRRVYHFEEQDQELRSGRHHHHHRRRRSRKSRSDNALHLVPKERAHMSYKEDHRGNAHGPKGQAFHGQLPHSHPNPTAMSDYGLQGPAMGRFLGLYGDDDDWCSTCSSSSSDSEEEGFFLGQPIPQPRPHRHYYTDDLPSPVAGMPSPPYGPRTKSKKKKGHKGKNCIIS; this is encoded by the exons ATGAGCTTGGTGGGTGCGGCGGTGTCAGCGGCCGGCTACCAGGGTGGGACGCGCCAGCGAGACTTGATGATGGAGCAGAAAGTCAGTAAGCTGACCTTCGGCTTCCAGCGCAGCTCCACCTCCGACGATGACTCAGGCTGCGCCCTGGAGGAGTACGCCTGGGTACCGCCCGGCCTCAGGCCTGAACAG GTCCAGTTATATTTCTCCTGTCTGCCTGAGGACAAGGTTCCCTATGTGAACAGTCCAGGAGAGAAGTTCAGAATCAAACAACTCCTCTACCAACTGCCGCCGCATGATAATGAG GTGCGTTACTGCCAGTCCCtcagtgaggaggagaagaaggagctACATATGTTCAGTGtccagaggaagaaggaagcgCTGGGGAGAGGCACACTGAGACTGCTGCCCCGCAATCTTCTGCACAGTGTCTGTGAACAT TGTGGTGAGAACATCAACGGGGGAGAAATGGCAGTGTTTGCCTCCAGGGCGGGCCCCGGGATGTGCTGGCACCCTGCATGCTTTGCCTGCTCCACTTGCAGTGAGCTGCTGGTGGATTTGATCTACTTCTACCAGGATGGAAAGATCCACTGTGGAAGGCACCACGCTGAGCTACTCAAACCTCGCTGCTCTGCCTGCGATGAG ATTATCTTTGCTGATGAGTGCACAGAAGCGGAGGGGCGTCATTGGCACATGAAGCACTTCGCCTGTTTTGAATGTGAGACAATTTTGGGGGGCCAGCGCTATATCATGAAGGACGGCAGGCCATACTGCTGCGGCTGCTTTGAATCTCTCTATGCAGAGTACTGTGAGGCCTGTGGAGAACACATCG gtGTGGATCATGCTCAGATGACCTATGATGGGCTCCACTGGCATGCCACTGAGAGCTGCTTCAGCTGCGCCCAGTGTAAGAGCTCCCTATTGGGCTGTCCCTTCCTGCCGCGCCAGGGTCGTATTTACTGCTCCAAAGCCTGCAGCCTGGGGGAAGATGTCCATGCCTCTGACTCCTCCGACTCTGCCTTTCAGTCAGCACGCTCACGTGAGTCCCGCCGCAGCGTGCGCATGGGCAAGAGCAGTCGCTCGGCCGACCAATGCCGCCAGTCGCTCCTCTTCTCACCCTCTGTCAACTATAAGTTCCCCGGCTTCAGTGGAAATGCTGATGACACCCTGACCAACAAGCTGGCCCACATGAACTTGTCTGATGAGCGCTTCTGGAGGGGACGTGGCGAGGAGACCGAGGCACCTgaggaccaggaggaggagtgggCTGAGCACGAAGACTACATGACTCAACTGCTGCTGAAGTTTGGGGAACATGGGGTCTTCCAGCAGGCTGATGACTCCAGACCCACCGATTTGTGGATGACTGAAACGGACGCCAAGGTGAAGCAGGAGCCCTCCAAAGCTGGGGGCagtggaagtggaggaggaagggggagccAGAGTCTGGCCAGTAAGAAGTACCAGGCTGACATGTACTGGGCCCAGTCACAGGACGGGCTAGGGGACTCGGCCTACGGTAGCCACCCGGGCCCAGCGAGCAGCAGAAAGAtccaggagctggagctggatcatggagctggaggtggcttccagggagaggagcagcaaTGGTACAATGACTCTTTAGAGTGTATCACTGACGAGTTCAAGAAGACTGATCAGAGTGTCCGAGACTCCATGGACTCATTGGCTCTCTCCAATATCACTG gggCCTCAGTCGATGGCGATGGTAAAGACAGGTCATTGGTATATTCCTTGCAAAACTTCCATGACCTGGAGACAGAGGACTGTGAGAAAACCAGTAATATGGGAACCCTCAACTCCTCCATGTTACACAGAAGTGCCAATTCCTTGAAGAGCCTTGTAtctgagcaggaggaggaggtggaggtggaggagaatgttccagaagaggaagaagaggaggaggttcCTCTCCCAGAGGAGAGAGCCAAACCCCCTCATGTCCCTGCCCTCAGGAGGACTCGTTCCCAGTCTAGGCCGCAGCAGGTCAAATTCTCTGATGACGTGGTGGACAACAGCCATTATAGCGATCTGCCGGTGCGCCAGCCCCCTATGAGTGAACGGACTCGGCGGAGAGTGTACCACTTTGAGGAGCAGGACCAGGAGCTTCGCTCTGGCcgccaccatcatcaccacaggAGGCGCCGCAGCCGCAAGTCTCGCTCTGACAATGCTCTTCACCTGGTGCCCAAGGAGAGAGCTCATATGTCCTACAAAGAGGACCATAGAGGGAATGCCCATGGCCCTAAGGGCCAGGCCTTCCATGGCCAGCTCCCCCATAGCCACCCCAACCCTACTGCCATGTCAGACTATGGCCTGCAGGGCCCGGCCATGGGGAGGTTCCTGGGGCTGTATGGGGATGATGATGACTGGTGCTCCAcatgctcctcttcctcctctgattCTGAGGAGGAGGGCTTCTTCCTGGGTCAGCCCATTCCCCAGCCCAGGCCCCATAGACACTACTACACTGATGACTTGCCCAGCCCTGTGGCAGGCATGCCCTCTCCGCCTTACGGCCCACGGACAAAGTCCAAAAAGAAGAAGGGGCACAAGGGGAAGAACTGCATCATTTCATAG